A region of Staphylococcus sp. IVB6181 DNA encodes the following proteins:
- a CDS encoding YhgE/Pip domain-containing protein — protein sequence MKNAIQLFLMDLKKIIKNPGVLVILGGIAILPSFYAWFNLDATWDPYGNTKNIKIAVVNEDKGDKVKGKQINVGDTIVDTLKKDDHFDWEFVSRKKADHDLRMGKYYAAMYIPDKFTHQITGTLRKDPQQADVEYKVNQKLNAIAPKMTDAGTSAIVQKANEKFNETVTKALLDEANRLGIKLEKEIPTINKIKKAVGTANDSIPKINEFAKKILYLDQNQNQLDGYADKFRGLDNYKGDVLDAVDKLNRVNAAVPALNEKAKLILALNEYLPNIERALNIASNDVPQAFPRINRGVDIASEGVETGKQGLNEAQGYLSAVEQRVGSYQEVLDNAQNVNQNVNQNLQERADTAPQSMSASRNYQTAQMSTNDNSSNDTFNQNDVSAMESSLSTALLSLSKQAEQQAESSQKDLNAMENITYGILASDQPKDFKGPLDNMTERLEVTSKTNQQLIDILSELEEREHVDLSQEIQALEAANNRVNHLIKKQNQLRDALANGSSGKIEAVDLLKELPRVDSALSDWRNYIRSDLNQRLINVSNEIMSVLNEGETKLSAVQSKLNTIHQVIDEGQSILNIAGDRIDTIQSALPGLEQRYMDAMAVAQHYYPEFKQGVERAASFIRNDLPELEQQLADTTATVNQNVPTLFSRYDRLVDLLNENQPQAKEDLHNLAEFIRHDLPDIEKDIAKANKLFNEIEDDDAVDKMVDLLKNDLKKQADVIANPINIKEKDIFPVKDYGSASTPFYTALAIWVGALLMVSLLTTDNKHTAMTQQLTTRETYIGKMGLFYLIGIIQSLIVSIGDLIILKAQVEHVGWFIGLSVLSSLVFVSIVYTLVSLLGNPGKAIAIIMLVLQIAGGGGTFPIEVTPEFFQMIHPFMPFSYAIDAMREAVGGYVPEILTKKVIFLSLFGIGFLLIGIIFKPMIDPVMRKVAEKAEKSDVME from the coding sequence ATGAAGAATGCAATCCAGCTGTTTCTGATGGATTTAAAGAAAATCATTAAAAACCCAGGTGTGCTGGTGATTTTAGGCGGTATCGCCATACTGCCGTCTTTTTATGCATGGTTTAACTTGGATGCGACTTGGGATCCGTACGGAAACACAAAAAATATAAAAATTGCTGTGGTTAATGAGGATAAAGGAGATAAAGTCAAAGGCAAACAGATTAACGTAGGCGACACCATTGTCGATACCTTAAAGAAAGATGATCACTTTGACTGGGAATTTGTCAGCCGGAAGAAAGCTGACCATGACTTGAGGATGGGTAAATATTACGCTGCGATGTACATACCTGATAAGTTCACCCATCAAATTACAGGAACATTGAGAAAAGACCCTCAACAAGCAGATGTAGAATATAAAGTGAACCAAAAACTGAACGCAATTGCGCCTAAAATGACAGATGCAGGTACCAGTGCCATTGTCCAAAAGGCGAATGAGAAGTTTAATGAGACCGTCACAAAAGCCTTGTTAGACGAAGCCAACCGCTTAGGTATCAAACTGGAAAAAGAAATACCGACGATTAACAAGATTAAAAAAGCAGTCGGAACAGCCAACGATTCTATACCGAAAATCAATGAGTTCGCAAAGAAAATCTTATACTTGGATCAAAACCAAAATCAGCTTGATGGCTACGCTGATAAGTTCAGAGGTTTAGACAACTATAAAGGCGATGTCTTAGATGCGGTTGATAAATTAAACCGAGTGAATGCGGCAGTACCGGCATTGAATGAGAAAGCAAAACTGATTCTCGCACTGAATGAATACTTGCCGAATATAGAACGCGCTTTAAATATTGCATCGAATGACGTACCGCAAGCCTTCCCGCGCATTAACCGCGGTGTCGATATTGCGAGCGAAGGGGTTGAGACAGGCAAACAAGGTCTCAATGAAGCACAAGGTTACTTATCAGCTGTAGAGCAACGTGTCGGCAGTTATCAAGAAGTGCTGGATAATGCACAAAACGTGAACCAAAATGTAAATCAAAACTTGCAAGAACGTGCTGATACAGCACCGCAAAGCATGTCTGCATCAAGAAATTATCAAACTGCTCAAATGAGTACGAACGATAATTCCAGCAACGATACATTCAATCAAAATGATGTCAGTGCAATGGAATCGTCTCTCTCAACTGCATTGTTATCATTATCCAAACAGGCAGAGCAGCAAGCAGAAAGCAGTCAAAAAGATCTCAATGCGATGGAAAATATCACGTATGGTATTTTAGCTTCTGATCAGCCTAAAGACTTTAAAGGACCTTTAGACAATATGACAGAACGTCTTGAAGTGACAAGCAAGACTAACCAGCAGCTGATTGATATTCTTTCAGAGTTAGAAGAAAGAGAACATGTGGATTTATCTCAAGAGATACAAGCGTTAGAAGCCGCAAACAACAGAGTCAATCACTTGATTAAGAAACAAAACCAATTAAGAGATGCCTTAGCGAACGGCAGTTCAGGTAAAATCGAAGCGGTGGATTTATTAAAAGAATTGCCGCGTGTGGATAGTGCATTAAGCGACTGGAGAAATTATATCCGCTCTGATTTGAATCAACGTCTCATCAATGTCTCTAATGAAATTATGTCAGTGTTGAATGAAGGCGAAACAAAACTATCTGCAGTACAGTCTAAACTGAATACGATTCATCAAGTTATCGATGAAGGACAATCTATCTTAAATATTGCCGGCGATAGAATCGACACGATTCAAAGTGCATTGCCGGGACTTGAACAACGTTATATGGATGCGATGGCAGTTGCACAGCACTACTATCCAGAGTTCAAGCAAGGTGTAGAACGCGCAGCATCATTTATCAGAAACGACTTGCCTGAGTTGGAACAGCAGCTGGCAGATACAACTGCAACGGTAAACCAAAATGTACCGACATTGTTTAGCCGTTATGATCGTTTAGTGGACTTGCTGAATGAGAATCAGCCGCAAGCTAAAGAAGACTTGCATAACTTAGCAGAATTTATCCGTCATGATTTGCCTGATATCGAGAAGGATATCGCAAAAGCCAATAAACTCTTTAATGAAATTGAAGATGATGACGCAGTAGATAAAATGGTGGATTTACTGAAAAATGACTTGAAGAAACAAGCAGATGTCATCGCCAACCCGATTAATATTAAAGAGAAAGATATTTTCCCTGTTAAAGATTATGGTTCCGCAAGTACACCATTCTATACAGCACTTGCGATTTGGGTGGGAGCATTGCTGATGGTGAGCTTGCTTACGACAGATAACAAGCACACTGCCATGACGCAGCAGCTCACAACGAGAGAGACATATATTGGCAAGATGGGACTGTTCTACCTTATCGGTATTATTCAATCCTTGATTGTGTCTATCGGGGACTTGATTATCTTGAAAGCACAAGTGGAACACGTTGGATGGTTTATCGGACTTTCAGTCCTTTCATCACTCGTGTTCGTATCGATTGTGTACACCTTGGTGTCATTACTCGGCAACCCAGGGAAAGCCATTGCGATTATTATGTTAGTCCTGCAGATCGCAGGCGGCGGAGGTACATTCCCGATTGAAGTCACGCCGGAGTTCTTCCAAATGATACATCCGTTTATGCCGTTTTCGTATGCGATTGATGCGATGAGAGAAGCGGTCGGAGGTTATGTACCTGAAATCTTAACGAAGAAGGTTATATTCTTATCCTTATTCGGTATCGGCTTCTTGTTAATCGGTATTATCTTTAAACCGATGATTGATCCTGTGATGAGAAAAGTAGCAGAAAAAGCTGAGAAAAGTGATGTTATGGAATAA
- a CDS encoding DUF805 domain-containing protein, with product MNQSENQIIKSYKEFWTRFVDVKGRSHRPDYWHPFWINMVISTILGVLSGGILSSIFGLAIMIPSFTVMVRRLHDTNRSMLFAIISYVSGIIVMVAMFIFFFGAILAANDSSGAALSILFILGVLGFIAAIAISIYVIYLLVLPGDQAPNNYGSGGSNQTLPEESVQHEVQI from the coding sequence ATGAACCAATCTGAAAATCAAATCATTAAAAGTTATAAAGAATTTTGGACACGTTTTGTCGATGTAAAAGGACGTTCTCATCGTCCAGACTATTGGCATCCGTTTTGGATTAACATGGTCATTTCAACTATCTTAGGGGTACTTTCAGGCGGAATATTAAGTTCTATCTTCGGTCTTGCGATTATGATTCCATCATTTACAGTGATGGTAAGACGCTTGCATGATACCAACCGTTCTATGTTATTTGCGATTATTTCATATGTCAGCGGTATTATTGTGATGGTTGCAATGTTTATATTCTTCTTCGGCGCGATTTTAGCAGCCAACGACAGCAGCGGCGCAGCATTAAGCATATTATTCATTTTAGGTGTGCTAGGCTTTATTGCGGCAATTGCGATTTCTATCTACGTTATCTATTTATTGGTACTGCCTGGGGATCAAGCACCGAATAACTATGGCAGCGGCGGCAGTAACCAAACATTGCCAGAAGAATCTGTGCAGCATGAAGTTCAAATTTAA
- a CDS encoding glucose 1-dehydrogenase, with the protein MGRLTDKVMIITGGAQGMGEVHAKKAIAEGAKVVITDINEEKGQKTSEALGEQALFIKHDVTKQEDWERVVDQVLKQWDKIDVLVNNAGITYNQSIEELSLEDYMKIVNINQVSVFLGIKTVSRVMKQQENGSIINISSMNGLVGGAIGYTDTKFAVRGMTKAAASALSPFNIRVNSVHPGVIQTPMLEQEDVKEAVQRFEKSIPMRRIAQPEEVSNLVCFLASDEASYSTGSEFVIDGGITAL; encoded by the coding sequence ATGGGAAGACTTACAGACAAAGTTATGATTATTACAGGCGGTGCTCAAGGTATGGGAGAAGTACATGCCAAGAAAGCAATAGCAGAAGGTGCTAAAGTTGTGATTACTGATATCAATGAGGAAAAAGGACAAAAAACATCAGAAGCTTTAGGGGAACAAGCCCTGTTTATCAAACATGATGTCACAAAACAAGAAGACTGGGAACGTGTTGTTGATCAGGTATTGAAACAGTGGGATAAAATCGATGTTTTAGTGAATAATGCAGGTATTACTTATAATCAATCTATTGAAGAACTCTCATTAGAAGACTATATGAAAATTGTGAATATCAACCAAGTTTCAGTATTTCTAGGTATTAAAACCGTGTCTCGTGTTATGAAGCAGCAAGAAAATGGTTCTATTATTAATATCTCTTCTATGAACGGACTAGTCGGCGGTGCAATCGGCTATACGGACACTAAATTTGCGGTCAGAGGTATGACAAAAGCTGCCGCAAGCGCTTTGTCACCATTTAATATTCGAGTTAATTCCGTTCACCCTGGTGTCATTCAAACACCAATGTTAGAACAAGAAGATGTAAAAGAAGCCGTACAGCGTTTTGAGAAATCTATTCCTATGCGCCGTATTGCACAACCTGAAGAAGTTTCTAACCTTGTTTGTTTCTTAGCTTCTGATGAAGCATCTTATTCTACAGGTTCAGAATTTGTGATTGATGGCGGTATCACAGCGTTGTAA
- a CDS encoding LysR family transcriptional regulator, translating to MYKENAKQYLEAIAAYGSISHAAKQLFISQPYLSKFVKDIEEAGVQLIDRTNTPITLTYAGERYLSYLEQMQQLFHQMENELQEISNLKRGRLKIGVNPILASHNLYNILPKFIKMNPGIDVKLIEDNAKQIEKLLEQHEIDLSLTILPIDNENIDYEVLYKEPIYLLIPNDYMFTKNIKTLDYQFSFSYSDLNRQKFIVLKSDMTLRKVMNHFFNTYNIEPHIVMETMSIDNALKLASEGLGITLVPESVKNNNIHKSAYYFKLDIQEYNNTVAIAYPKNRKLTKASRRFIDTAIQSFTTDFNSEST from the coding sequence ATGTATAAAGAAAATGCAAAACAATATTTAGAAGCGATTGCTGCTTATGGCAGTATTTCTCATGCCGCAAAACAACTCTTCATTTCACAGCCCTATTTAAGCAAGTTTGTTAAAGATATTGAAGAAGCAGGCGTGCAGCTGATCGACCGCACAAATACACCTATTACTTTAACTTATGCTGGTGAACGTTATCTCTCTTATCTCGAACAAATGCAACAGCTTTTCCATCAAATGGAGAATGAACTCCAAGAGATTTCAAACCTGAAGAGAGGACGCCTTAAAATCGGTGTCAATCCAATACTTGCATCCCATAATTTATATAATATCTTGCCGAAATTCATCAAAATGAATCCGGGTATCGACGTTAAGCTGATTGAAGACAATGCAAAACAAATCGAAAAACTATTAGAACAGCATGAAATTGATTTGAGCCTTACGATTCTTCCCATTGATAACGAAAATATCGACTATGAAGTACTGTATAAGGAACCTATCTACCTATTGATTCCAAACGATTATATGTTCACCAAAAATATTAAAACACTAGATTATCAATTTTCATTTTCTTACAGCGATTTAAATCGCCAAAAGTTTATCGTGCTGAAATCTGATATGACATTAAGAAAAGTCATGAATCATTTCTTTAATACTTACAACATTGAACCGCATATCGTTATGGAAACCATGAGTATCGACAATGCATTAAAACTTGCGAGTGAAGGTTTAGGTATTACCCTTGTACCTGAAAGTGTTAAAAACAACAACATTCATAAAAGTGCCTATTACTTCAAGCTCGATATTCAAGAATACAATAATACGGTTGCTATTGCTTACCCTAAAAACAGAAAACTCACTAAAGCTTCAAGACGTTTTATTGACACAGCTATTCAATCCTTTACGACAGATTTCAACTCTGAATCAACCTGA
- a CDS encoding SDR family NAD(P)-dependent oxidoreductase: MTKNVIITGAAQGIGYAIAKAFDSEGYRVFILDMSQEKAKEAADSLKEGHAYTVDVTNETHVENAVKDINANYGSIDVLVNNAGIQYISATEDFPLEQWNKVLGVIQTGTFLMTKHVLPFMKQQKQGRIIVISSAHGENADPYKSAYVASKFAQIGFTKSVALETVDDGITVNAVLPGPVRTALIENQLAKLAEQDQSTEQEAMEKHITGKMPMNRLLEPEEIADTVVFLASDKASAITGETISVSGGMNA, from the coding sequence ATGACAAAAAATGTAATTATTACAGGGGCAGCACAAGGTATCGGTTATGCTATTGCTAAAGCTTTTGATAGCGAAGGTTACCGTGTCTTTATATTAGATATGAGTCAGGAAAAAGCAAAAGAAGCGGCAGACAGCTTAAAAGAAGGTCACGCTTATACTGTAGATGTAACGAATGAAACACATGTCGAAAATGCAGTTAAAGATATTAATGCTAATTACGGCTCTATTGATGTGCTTGTTAATAATGCAGGTATTCAATATATTTCCGCAACAGAGGACTTCCCATTAGAACAATGGAATAAAGTACTGGGTGTCATTCAAACAGGCACATTCTTAATGACAAAACATGTATTGCCGTTTATGAAACAACAAAAACAAGGGCGTATCATTGTTATTTCATCTGCACATGGTGAAAATGCAGACCCATACAAATCAGCTTATGTCGCTTCAAAATTTGCTCAAATCGGCTTTACAAAATCTGTCGCATTGGAAACAGTTGATGACGGTATTACAGTCAATGCAGTCTTACCAGGACCTGTCCGCACTGCACTTATCGAAAATCAATTAGCAAAACTAGCTGAACAAGATCAATCTACAGAACAAGAAGCCATGGAAAAACACATTACAGGCAAAATGCCTATGAACCGTTTATTAGAACCAGAAGAAATTGCGGATACAGTTGTCTTTTTAGCTTCTGATAAAGCTTCTGCCATCACTGGAGAAACAATCAGTGTATCAGGCGGTATGAACGCATAA
- a CDS encoding lipocalin-like domain-containing protein yields the protein MSQLMEQLIGTWKLVKYQDVAEDGSIYYPFGEDATGFIMYNPDGYMSAQLMKQGRPAYASGDLHKGTTEEMATAAEGYLAYAGNFEIDEAHSTIYHTMLVSMNPTWLGDTQPREFSLEDDILTIVNGNNRNQKLVWQRVK from the coding sequence ATGTCACAACTTATGGAACAACTTATAGGAACATGGAAATTAGTTAAATATCAAGATGTTGCTGAAGATGGAAGTATTTATTATCCATTTGGCGAAGATGCAACAGGGTTTATTATGTATAACCCTGATGGTTATATGTCAGCGCAATTAATGAAACAAGGCAGACCTGCTTATGCTTCAGGCGACCTTCATAAAGGTACAACAGAAGAAATGGCAACAGCAGCTGAAGGCTATCTTGCTTATGCAGGCAACTTTGAAATAGACGAAGCACATTCAACCATTTACCATACTATGTTAGTAAGTATGAATCCGACATGGTTAGGTGATACACAGCCGCGTGAATTCTCACTTGAGGATGATATCCTGACTATCGTGAATGGTAATAATCGTAACCAAAAACTTGTGTGGCAACGTGTGAAGTAA
- a CDS encoding DUF1440 domain-containing protein, which produces MHQARNKSTLQFIYTAVIAGLLSGIVKLGWEVMFPPRTPERNATNPPQQLLQQLGFSPDFTHQTYQFSEQMLPWVSFIVHYSFSIVIALIYIYLAKKYSWIYAGYGAVFGIIVWIGFHLVLMPLIQTVPAPWDQPFHEHLSELFGHIVWMMTIELVRRYAIYKDKALKA; this is translated from the coding sequence ATGCACCAAGCACGTAACAAAAGCACTTTGCAATTTATTTATACAGCAGTCATTGCTGGATTATTATCAGGGATTGTTAAATTAGGATGGGAAGTCATGTTTCCGCCGCGTACACCAGAGCGTAATGCGACTAATCCCCCTCAACAACTGCTTCAACAATTAGGTTTCTCACCTGATTTTACACATCAAACTTACCAATTTTCAGAACAGATGCTGCCTTGGGTCAGCTTTATCGTACATTATAGCTTCTCTATCGTTATTGCTTTAATCTATATCTACTTAGCGAAAAAATACAGCTGGATTTATGCAGGGTATGGTGCTGTCTTCGGTATCATCGTTTGGATCGGGTTCCACCTTGTACTTATGCCTTTAATTCAAACCGTTCCTGCACCTTGGGATCAACCTTTCCATGAACATCTATCAGAATTATTCGGTCATATTGTTTGGATGATGACAATCGAATTAGTCAGACGCTATGCTATTTATAAAGATAAAGCGTTGAAAGCTTAA
- a CDS encoding BglG family transcription antiterminator, which produces MIERHINLIQLFVNNANHFLTSDDVAAFLNASNRTIRNDIKYVNAVFLKDLIVSVKSRGYQLNTELYSVETVETKLKAYTDRDHKILVTLGYQLLMNEMQLTTHQLESDYHLSKKEVLDYISRIQAWCEKFDVAIKLKPRKGIEVVGSQTDLNNAILHLNQLSTHNHRVEALILNELPNAHVQTIAQIIKDNLKLFKINTSDIQIEQLLIHLILIIKRRGNDEYLGGLNQEALTIAQQIVEEINHKLSYTLNKQTTQLFSFFISYHFNKFDLGVQKLFIESYINRMIERMEERIGVCFTQDKILRENLYSHFGRTYLRIMKQVYLNNPLTKEIKTLYPFIFNVLYDIGQQMSEDAGIELSEDEIAFLTIHFQSSIDRNEQNHLNVVIACYYGIGISQLLATKVSKLNEHIVVKDTIRLEEIEQYDFSDIDLLITTHDIKIKHLPKDAELLQVSPLLSEDDKHQLERLTAKKLKPAMKADEIAGFNFIVEAEGDTPFNMAEIFERAQMILGENHAVLEGYIESALERERMSSTYIGNQISIPLGNPEKVLKSHVLIFKSQKGFYWKEHQVKMVFFLATTKNDIQLTKRIIQTIAQFEGNAMDELLYLDDQPFKNKLIQMIQG; this is translated from the coding sequence ATGATTGAAAGACATATTAATTTAATTCAGCTCTTTGTGAATAATGCCAATCATTTTTTAACATCTGATGATGTTGCTGCCTTCTTAAACGCGTCTAACAGAACGATACGTAATGATATAAAGTATGTGAATGCAGTGTTTTTGAAAGACTTGATTGTAAGTGTGAAATCGAGGGGTTATCAATTAAACACTGAACTTTACAGCGTTGAAACAGTTGAAACAAAACTCAAAGCGTATACAGATAGAGATCATAAAATTCTTGTGACATTAGGTTATCAGCTGTTAATGAATGAAATGCAATTAACAACACATCAATTAGAAAGCGACTATCATCTTTCAAAGAAGGAAGTTCTAGATTATATCAGCCGCATTCAAGCGTGGTGCGAAAAGTTTGATGTAGCTATCAAATTAAAGCCGCGCAAAGGCATTGAAGTAGTCGGAAGTCAGACTGACCTCAACAATGCAATTTTGCATTTGAATCAGCTGTCTACACACAATCATCGTGTAGAAGCTTTGATTTTAAATGAACTGCCTAATGCACATGTACAAACCATCGCACAGATTATTAAAGACAATTTGAAGCTGTTTAAGATTAATACGTCAGATATCCAAATTGAACAATTGCTGATCCATTTGATTTTGATTATAAAGCGAAGAGGAAATGATGAATATTTAGGCGGTTTAAATCAAGAAGCTTTAACCATTGCCCAGCAAATTGTTGAAGAGATCAACCATAAACTCAGCTACACACTTAATAAGCAAACCACTCAATTGTTTTCTTTCTTTATCAGTTATCACTTCAATAAGTTTGATTTAGGAGTTCAAAAGCTGTTTATTGAAAGTTACATCAATCGAATGATAGAGCGTATGGAAGAACGTATAGGTGTTTGTTTCACTCAAGACAAAATACTAAGAGAAAACTTATATTCTCATTTTGGACGTACGTATTTAAGAATTATGAAACAAGTCTATTTAAACAATCCGCTTACGAAAGAAATCAAAACATTGTATCCTTTTATTTTCAACGTACTTTACGACATCGGGCAACAGATGTCAGAAGATGCCGGAATAGAGCTTTCAGAAGACGAAATTGCATTTTTAACGATTCATTTTCAATCTTCTATAGACCGTAATGAACAAAATCATTTAAATGTCGTCATTGCTTGTTATTACGGTATTGGTATATCTCAACTGCTTGCGACAAAAGTATCAAAATTAAACGAGCATATCGTTGTAAAAGATACGATTAGATTAGAAGAAATTGAACAATATGATTTCTCCGATATTGATTTGTTAATCACAACACATGATATCAAAATCAAACATTTGCCGAAGGATGCAGAACTGCTTCAAGTATCGCCGCTGCTCAGCGAAGATGATAAACATCAGTTGGAAAGGTTGACCGCTAAGAAGTTGAAACCTGCAATGAAAGCAGATGAAATAGCGGGTTTCAACTTCATAGTTGAAGCTGAGGGCGATACGCCGTTCAATATGGCTGAAATTTTTGAAAGGGCACAAATGATTCTAGGTGAGAATCATGCTGTGTTAGAAGGCTATATCGAGAGTGCTTTAGAACGTGAAAGAATGTCTTCCACATATATCGGTAATCAAATTTCTATTCCGCTCGGGAATCCTGAAAAGGTGTTGAAGTCTCATGTACTGATATTCAAAAGCCAAAAAGGGTTCTATTGGAAAGAACATCAAGTCAAAATGGTCTTCTTCTTAGCGACTACAAAAAATGATATTCAACTGACGAAACGCATCATTCAAACGATTGCACAGTTTGAAGGAAATGCAATGGATGAATTACTTTATTTAGATGACCAGCCATTCAAAAACAAATTAATACAAATGATTCAAGGATAA
- the manA gene encoding mannose-6-phosphate isomerase, class I produces the protein MALFLKPVFQERIWGGSALTQFNYDIPNDLTGECWAISALPHGSNEIENGPHQGKTLEQVWEEDKALFGNDKRDKLPLLTKILDANDKLSVQVHPDDAYAQAHGEGYGKTECWYILDAKEDAEIIYGVNTDNQEELERMIDNKAFDALFHKVKVKPGDFFYVPAGTVHAIGAGIMILETQQSSDTTYRIYDYNRKDKNGNTRELHLEQSKAVIDVKQTNPNTTPKHETRNGQAYTQFVSNTFFTVEKWDIKGELTFEKPYEYCLVSVIEGSGEVIIDGETSNIEKGTHFIITSEDLDITFKGDMSLIVSHS, from the coding sequence ATGGCACTATTTTTAAAACCAGTATTTCAAGAACGCATTTGGGGCGGTTCGGCTTTAACACAATTTAATTACGATATTCCAAATGATTTAACAGGCGAATGTTGGGCAATTTCAGCTTTGCCTCACGGATCAAATGAAATTGAAAATGGTCCGCACCAAGGTAAAACGTTAGAACAAGTATGGGAAGAAGATAAAGCATTGTTCGGTAATGACAAAAGAGATAAATTACCGTTACTGACAAAAATATTAGATGCAAATGATAAATTATCTGTACAAGTACATCCTGATGATGCTTATGCACAAGCACATGGAGAAGGTTACGGTAAGACTGAATGTTGGTATATTTTAGACGCCAAAGAAGATGCAGAAATTATTTACGGTGTGAATACAGATAACCAAGAAGAGCTGGAACGCATGATTGATAATAAAGCATTTGATGCTTTGTTCCATAAAGTAAAAGTAAAACCAGGCGACTTTTTCTATGTCCCTGCAGGTACCGTTCATGCTATCGGAGCAGGTATTATGATACTTGAAACGCAACAATCATCAGATACCACATATCGTATCTATGATTATAATCGTAAAGATAAAAACGGCAATACACGTGAATTACACTTAGAACAAAGTAAAGCTGTCATTGATGTTAAACAAACTAATCCTAATACAACGCCGAAACATGAAACACGTAATGGACAAGCCTATACACAATTTGTTTCAAACACATTCTTCACCGTTGAGAAATGGGATATTAAAGGTGAGTTAACATTTGAAAAGCCTTACGAGTACTGCTTGGTCTCTGTGATTGAGGGAAGCGGAGAGGTTATTATAGACGGAGAAACAAGCAATATAGAAAAAGGCACACACTTTATCATTACCTCAGAAGATTTAGATATTACTTTTAAAGGTGACATGAGTTTAATAGTAAGTCATTCATGA
- the isaB gene encoding immunodominant staphylococcal antigen IsaB family protein, translated as MKKVIIATGVTLTTVLGASLASPIDVGSQAAYAESEQPYYNYTGYASNDSSFILDPNFKRAIEHDNVTFNGHKIDFSEVPAGNLTSTMVYDQVLFIKKDSGKVVSAEFPGHSITKAQIEEVYGPPTHFKTGDAVTQKDSGTMFYNLAGRYIAFDVHEGQLTNVYLNPQYYLIE; from the coding sequence ATGAAAAAGGTGATTATAGCGACAGGAGTAACTTTGACAACCGTACTTGGCGCAAGCCTAGCATCCCCGATTGACGTTGGTTCTCAAGCAGCATATGCCGAAAGTGAACAACCTTATTATAACTACACGGGTTATGCAAGTAATGACTCAAGCTTCATTTTGGATCCGAATTTTAAGAGAGCTATTGAACACGATAATGTAACGTTCAATGGACACAAAATTGATTTCAGCGAAGTCCCTGCTGGTAATTTAACTTCTACAATGGTTTATGACCAAGTGTTATTTATTAAGAAAGATTCAGGTAAAGTAGTATCTGCAGAATTCCCAGGCCATAGCATCACAAAAGCACAAATTGAAGAGGTATACGGTCCGCCTACTCATTTCAAAACGGGTGATGCTGTAACTCAAAAAGACTCAGGCACTATGTTCTATAATTTAGCCGGACGCTATATTGCATTTGATGTACATGAAGGTCAGCTGACAAATGTTTATCTTAACCCGCAATATTATTTAATTGAATAA
- a CDS encoding amidohydrolase family protein, which translates to MSKKFINATIYKHDDASEILVENGKFAAIGKDLGEADEVIDLKGRLVLPPYVDSHLHLDYYFTGQDPKIKNESGTLFEAIDLWNDYKKGTTKEEMKERMRKAINDVGTVQTRT; encoded by the coding sequence ATGAGCAAAAAATTTATTAACGCAACTATTTACAAGCATGATGATGCTTCTGAAATTTTAGTAGAGAATGGCAAGTTCGCCGCAATCGGTAAAGACTTAGGAGAAGCGGATGAAGTGATTGACTTGAAAGGACGTTTAGTATTACCGCCTTATGTTGATTCACACTTGCATTTAGATTACTACTTTACTGGACAAGATCCTAAAATCAAAAATGAATCAGGTACGTTATTTGAAGCGATTGATTTATGGAATGATTATAAAAAAGGTACAACTAAAGAAGAAATGAAAGAACGTATGCGTAAAGCTATCAATGATGTCGGGACTGTACAGACCCGAACT